In Raphanus sativus cultivar WK10039 chromosome 5, ASM80110v3, whole genome shotgun sequence, the following proteins share a genomic window:
- the LOC108858817 gene encoding putative F-box protein At4g21240 translates to MTTTPSFIKSFSVHSSARPSLLFFKNEEENCVFYSLPHHPPAEKYLPKEETGLLPRIKTNANYQSIHGLIPFRSSKSVMIWNPTLKQHVTLPEPKVSKPLISLLGYDPIGDEYKVLCMSLWNKRENPQIFTLGPRESWRTLIQGSPSRVKFYKGVWRCINGVVYYLAVDNTIVSFDVRSEKFGVIQIPELPCRIERLLCGFVRHRGRLALFSNFSSFSGQISLWILEDAEKHEWSLKDSYLPYVNGSNTLSFFALNGETIDDELIYLPMFAVGPLYAIYYDLERNRVRKVEYEYEGFGDIEFRSHCFPNHIESLMSLNDLLLTAA, encoded by the coding sequence ATGACCACCACTCCCAGCTTCATCAAGTCTTTCTCTGTCCACTCCTCGGCTCgaccttctcttcttttcttcaagAATGAAGAGGAAAATTGTGTCTTCTACTCCTTGCCGCATCATCCCCCTGCTGAAAAATACCTCCCTAAAGAGGAAACTGGTCTACTTCCAAGGATTAAAACTAACGCGAATTATCAATCTATCCACGGTTTGATCCCCTTTAGAAGTTCTAAGAGTGTCATGATTTGGAATCCAACCTTGAAACAACACGTAACGTTACCCGAGCCTAAAGTCTCGAAACCATTGATAAGCCTTTTGGGATACGATCCCATCGGTGATGAATACAAAGTGTTGTGCATGTCACTATGGAATAAACGTGAAAACCCTCAGATTTTTACGTTGGGACCTCGAGAATCATGGAGAACGTTAATCCAAGGCAGCCCTAGCCGTGTTAAGTTCTACAAGGGAGTTTGGAGATGCATCAACGGAGTTGTTTACTATTTAGCGGTTGATAACACTATCGTGAGCTTTGACGTGAGGTCCGAGAAGTTTGGAGTAATCCAAATACCAGAGCTGCCTTGTCGTATAGAAAGACTTCTGTGTGGTTTTGTAAGACACAGGGGAAGATTAGCTTTGTTTTCTAATTTCAGCAGTTTTTCGGGACAAATCTCATTATGGATTTTggaggatgctgagaaacatgAATGGTCGCTAAAAGACTCCTATTTGCCATATGTAAACGGGAGCAACACGCTCTCTTTTTTCGCATTAAATGGTGAAACTATCGATGATGAGTTGATTTACTTACCAATGTTTGCGGTCGGGCCATTATATGCCATATACTATGATTTGGAGAGAAATAGAGTAAGAAAAGTTGAGTATGAGTATGAGGGGTTTGGAGATATCGAGTTCAGATCTCATTGTTTTCCCAATCACATTGAGAGTCTCATGTCTTTGAACGATCTTCTTCTTACCGCGGCCTAG